One Amorphoplanes digitatis genomic window carries:
- a CDS encoding acyl-CoA carboxylase subunit beta → MAFDSEALAQARKRAMAGGADRYHAANAAKGKLFARERIALLVDEGSFVEDGLYANSLAEGLPADGVITGNARIDGRAVCIMANDSTVKAGSWGARTVEKIIRIIERAYATGVPMVYLVDSAGARITDQVDLFPGPRGAGKIFHTQVRASGSIPQVCALFGPSAAGGAYIPAFCDVVAMVEGNASMYLGSDRMVEMVTGEKTTLEAMGGARVHCAESGVGHFLCKTERDALEVVRSYLSYLPSNYAEQPPAAAAAEPAKVDLSALVPVSERQAFDMRRYVKGIVDEGSFFEIHALWARELTVGFARLNGEVVGVVGNNSMFKGGVLFVDSADKASRFVQLCDAFNVPLIFLSDVPGFMVGSAVEKQGIIRHGAKMISAISEATVPKICVVVRKAYGAGLYAMAGPGFDPEATIALPTAKIAVMGAEAAVNAVYANKIAALPADEREAFVAERRAEYERDIDIMRLAGELVIDTIVEPADLRGELISRFAAARGKDRGFSRRRHGVTPV, encoded by the coding sequence GTGGCATTCGACTCAGAGGCGCTAGCGCAGGCACGCAAGCGGGCGATGGCCGGCGGTGCCGATCGCTACCACGCCGCGAATGCCGCGAAGGGCAAACTCTTCGCCCGTGAGCGGATCGCGCTGCTCGTCGACGAGGGCTCCTTCGTCGAGGACGGGCTCTACGCCAACAGCCTGGCCGAGGGCCTGCCGGCCGACGGCGTGATCACGGGCAACGCCCGGATCGACGGGCGTGCCGTGTGCATCATGGCCAACGACTCGACCGTCAAGGCGGGCTCCTGGGGCGCCCGCACGGTCGAGAAGATCATCAGGATCATCGAGCGGGCGTACGCGACCGGCGTACCCATGGTCTATCTCGTCGATTCCGCGGGCGCCCGGATCACCGACCAGGTCGACCTGTTCCCGGGCCCGCGCGGCGCCGGGAAGATCTTCCACACCCAGGTCCGCGCCTCCGGCTCGATTCCGCAGGTCTGCGCCCTGTTCGGCCCGTCGGCCGCGGGCGGAGCCTACATTCCGGCGTTCTGCGACGTGGTCGCGATGGTCGAGGGCAACGCGAGCATGTACCTCGGCTCCGACCGGATGGTCGAGATGGTCACCGGGGAGAAGACGACGCTCGAGGCGATGGGCGGCGCGCGGGTGCACTGCGCGGAGTCCGGCGTCGGGCACTTCCTCTGCAAGACCGAGCGGGACGCGCTCGAGGTGGTCCGCTCGTACCTGTCCTATCTGCCGTCGAACTACGCAGAGCAGCCGCCGGCCGCGGCCGCGGCCGAACCGGCAAAGGTGGATCTCTCCGCCCTGGTGCCGGTGAGCGAGCGGCAGGCCTTCGACATGCGCCGCTACGTGAAGGGCATCGTCGACGAGGGCTCGTTCTTCGAGATCCACGCGCTCTGGGCCCGGGAGCTGACGGTGGGCTTCGCCCGGCTCAACGGCGAGGTCGTCGGCGTGGTGGGCAACAACTCGATGTTCAAGGGCGGCGTGCTCTTCGTCGACTCGGCCGACAAGGCGAGCCGGTTCGTCCAGCTCTGCGACGCCTTCAACGTGCCACTGATCTTCCTCTCCGACGTGCCCGGCTTCATGGTCGGCAGCGCGGTCGAGAAGCAGGGCATCATCCGGCACGGCGCCAAGATGATCAGTGCGATCTCCGAGGCAACCGTTCCGAAGATCTGCGTCGTGGTCCGCAAGGCCTACGGCGCGGGCCTGTACGCGATGGCCGGCCCCGGCTTCGACCCGGAGGCGACCATCGCCCTGCCCACCGCCAAGATCGCGGTGATGGGCGCCGAGGCGGCCGTAAACGCGGTCTACGCCAACAAGATCGCGGCTCTGCCCGCGGACGAGCGGGAGGCCTTCGTGGCCGAGCGCCGCGCGGAGTACGAGCGCGATATCGACATCATGCGACTGGCCGGTGAGCTGGTGATCGACACCATCGTCGAGCCCGCCGACCTGCGGGGCGAGCTCATCAGCCGCTTCGCCGCCGCCCGCGGCAAGGACCGCGGCTTCTCCCGGCGCCGGCACGGCGTCACCCCGGTCTAG
- a CDS encoding chaplin, producing MKTWVRKTLNVGALAAGALLFAPGVAHADVNSQSSGANIGVLNGTQVIAPVSVPVNLTGNSDSVLGFGTATAQSGNFIESGKTEGGPRRRVIVRGGDQVGQVSQGNFGIGNGTQVYMPVSLPVNMVGNGVSFLGITSAAGTGVNRIESGREECGAGGGRPCRGGGRLVGQSSTGNVGFLNGTQFYTPVNIPVNMCGNSLAVLALTQAQASCVNNIESASVTEKKSAGHARSAAKTESGIPDVLTQSTAGNFGIGNGTQIAAPINVPVNICGNSFALLGATNAAGSCANNIGTTGCVSSVTVVKGCKGNRPARPARPARPATRPDNAGDNDDQYAGDNDDRYGDQGRKGAKKAMVGESSGIEGIDGLTQSLSNAGGLNVAGLNVMDTLNN from the coding sequence ATGAAGACTTGGGTTCGTAAGACTCTGAACGTCGGTGCCCTCGCCGCGGGTGCGCTCCTGTTCGCCCCGGGCGTCGCCCACGCCGATGTCAACTCCCAGAGCTCCGGCGCCAACATCGGGGTGCTCAACGGCACCCAGGTGATCGCACCGGTCTCCGTCCCGGTGAACCTGACCGGCAACTCCGACTCCGTCCTGGGCTTCGGCACCGCGACGGCGCAGAGCGGCAACTTCATCGAGTCCGGCAAGACCGAGGGCGGCCCGCGCCGCCGGGTCATCGTCCGCGGCGGTGACCAGGTCGGGCAGGTCTCGCAGGGCAACTTCGGGATCGGCAACGGGACCCAGGTGTACATGCCGGTCTCGCTGCCGGTGAACATGGTCGGCAACGGCGTCTCGTTCCTGGGCATCACCAGCGCGGCCGGCACCGGTGTCAACCGCATCGAGAGCGGCCGGGAAGAGTGCGGCGCCGGCGGCGGCCGTCCCTGCCGGGGCGGCGGCAGGCTGGTCGGGCAGAGCAGCACCGGCAACGTCGGGTTCCTGAACGGCACGCAGTTCTACACCCCGGTCAACATCCCGGTGAACATGTGCGGCAACTCGCTCGCCGTCCTGGCGCTGACCCAGGCGCAGGCCTCCTGCGTGAACAACATCGAGTCGGCCAGCGTGACCGAGAAGAAGTCGGCGGGCCACGCCCGGTCCGCCGCCAAGACCGAGTCGGGCATCCCCGACGTGCTCACCCAGAGCACGGCCGGCAACTTCGGCATCGGTAACGGCACCCAGATCGCGGCGCCGATCAACGTCCCGGTCAACATCTGCGGCAACTCGTTCGCGCTGCTCGGCGCGACCAACGCCGCTGGCTCCTGCGCCAACAACATCGGCACCACCGGCTGCGTCAGCAGCGTCACGGTCGTCAAGGGCTGCAAGGGCAACCGCCCGGCTCGTCCGGCTCGTCCGGCCCGTCCGGCCACCCGTCCGGACAACGCCGGCGACAACGACGACCAGTACGCGGGCGACAACGACGACCGCTACGGCGACCAGGGCCGCAAGGGCGCCAAGAAGGCCATGGTCGGAGAGTCGAGTGGCATCGAGGGCATCGACGGCCTCACCCAGAGCCTGAGCAACGCGGGTGGCCTGAACGTCGCTGGCCTGAACGTCATGGACACGCTCAACAACTGA
- a CDS encoding hydroxymethylglutaryl-CoA lyase: protein MTNTVSIREVAPRDGLQNEEPIPTDNKVRLIDALSRTGVRRIEAVSFVHPRAIPQMADADEVWARSWHNPDVRYSALIPNTRGAERAIRAGFKEIEVVVSASDTHNRRNLNRSTEESLDDITGLIPLIHEAGAKLEVIVATSFGCPFEGDIDPKRVASIVERVRADGADRIAFGDTTGMATPRRVRDLLSEVRPDLLHFHNTRGTGLANVLTALDLGITEFDASVGGIGGCPYAPGASGNIATEEVVHMLEDMGIDTGIDLEELIRVAELAEGLLGRTLPSGVLRAGPRARLV from the coding sequence ATGACGAACACCGTCTCGATCCGCGAGGTGGCCCCTCGCGACGGACTCCAGAACGAGGAGCCGATTCCGACCGACAACAAGGTCCGGCTGATCGACGCCCTCTCCCGCACCGGGGTGCGGCGGATCGAGGCGGTCTCGTTCGTGCACCCGAGGGCGATTCCGCAGATGGCCGACGCGGACGAGGTCTGGGCGCGTTCCTGGCACAATCCGGACGTCCGTTACTCGGCGCTGATCCCCAACACCCGCGGCGCCGAGCGCGCGATCCGGGCGGGCTTCAAGGAGATCGAGGTGGTGGTGTCGGCCAGCGACACACACAACCGCCGAAACCTCAATCGCTCGACCGAGGAGTCGCTCGACGACATCACGGGCCTGATTCCGCTGATCCACGAGGCCGGCGCCAAGCTCGAGGTGATCGTGGCGACCAGCTTCGGGTGCCCCTTCGAGGGTGACATCGACCCCAAACGGGTGGCTTCCATTGTGGAGCGGGTCCGCGCCGACGGCGCGGACCGCATCGCGTTCGGCGACACGACCGGCATGGCGACGCCGCGCCGGGTCCGTGACCTGCTCTCGGAGGTACGCCCGGACCTGCTGCACTTCCACAACACCAGGGGTACGGGGCTGGCGAACGTCCTGACCGCCCTGGACCTGGGCATCACCGAGTTCGACGCGAGCGTCGGTGGCATCGGCGGCTGTCCGTACGCGCCGGGCGCCTCGGGCAATATCGCGACCGAGGAGGTCGTGCACATGCTCGAGGACATGGGCATCGACACGGGAATTGACCTGGAAGAACTCATCCGGGTGGCGGAGCTCGCCGAGGGGCTGCTCGGCCGCACTCTGCCCTCGGGTGTTCTCCGCGCCGGACCCCGTGCCCGATTGGTCTGA
- a CDS encoding acetyl-CoA carboxylase biotin carboxylase subunit: MIESLLIANRGEIARRIIRTAKRLGIRSIAVYSEADEGMPFVAEADEAVCVGPANPALSYRNTEAILTAAKSTGAQAIHPGYGFLSENADFARTVEANGLVWVGPSADAITAMGDKINARNLMAEAGVPVAPGTHDPAATVEAAIEAAATIGYPVMVKAAAGGGGMGMAVANDEDGLRTEYDKVRAFAERMFGDGSVLIERYFPRVRHVEVQILGLADGRVVALSERECSVQRRNQKLVEEAPSPAVGPELRERFLAAAVKAGEAVGYRNAGTVECLLDPATGEFFFLEMNTRLQVEHPITELIHGIDLVEEQLRIASGEAPTFDPATVHATAGHAIELRINAEDPKRFLPGPGKVATWVEPSGEGVRVDSGYGPDTTVTPFYDSLMAKLILVGTDREDAIAKARTAVAGFEIVGPKNNLPFFAELLENAEFLSGDYDTGIVGRMREKPKKG, from the coding sequence ATGATCGAGTCGCTGCTCATCGCCAACCGGGGTGAGATCGCCCGCCGGATCATCCGCACCGCCAAGCGGCTGGGTATCCGGTCGATCGCGGTCTACTCCGAGGCGGACGAGGGCATGCCGTTCGTCGCCGAGGCGGACGAGGCGGTCTGCGTCGGCCCGGCCAACCCGGCCCTGAGCTACCGCAACACCGAGGCGATCCTGACCGCAGCGAAGTCGACCGGCGCGCAGGCAATCCACCCCGGCTACGGCTTCCTCAGCGAGAACGCCGACTTCGCCCGTACCGTCGAGGCCAACGGCCTGGTGTGGGTCGGCCCGTCCGCCGATGCGATCACCGCGATGGGCGACAAGATCAATGCTCGGAACCTGATGGCGGAGGCCGGCGTTCCCGTCGCCCCCGGCACCCACGACCCGGCGGCGACCGTCGAGGCCGCGATCGAGGCCGCCGCGACCATCGGGTACCCGGTGATGGTCAAGGCCGCCGCGGGCGGCGGCGGCATGGGCATGGCGGTCGCGAACGACGAGGACGGCCTGCGCACCGAGTACGACAAGGTCCGCGCGTTCGCCGAGCGCATGTTCGGCGACGGGTCGGTGCTGATCGAGCGCTACTTCCCCCGGGTACGCCACGTCGAGGTGCAGATCCTCGGCCTCGCCGACGGCCGGGTGGTCGCGCTGAGCGAGCGCGAGTGCTCGGTGCAGCGCCGCAACCAGAAGCTGGTCGAGGAGGCGCCCTCGCCCGCGGTCGGCCCCGAGCTGCGCGAGCGGTTCCTGGCCGCGGCCGTCAAGGCCGGCGAGGCCGTCGGTTACCGCAACGCGGGGACCGTCGAGTGCCTGCTGGACCCGGCGACCGGCGAGTTCTTCTTCCTGGAGATGAACACCCGGCTCCAGGTCGAGCACCCGATCACCGAGCTGATCCACGGCATCGACCTGGTCGAGGAGCAGCTGCGGATCGCGTCGGGCGAGGCGCCGACGTTCGACCCCGCGACGGTGCACGCCACCGCCGGTCACGCCATCGAGCTGCGGATCAACGCCGAGGACCCGAAGCGGTTCCTGCCCGGCCCGGGCAAGGTCGCGACCTGGGTCGAGCCGTCCGGCGAGGGTGTCCGGGTCGACTCCGGCTACGGGCCCGACACCACCGTCACGCCGTTCTACGACTCCCTGATGGCGAAGCTGATCCTGGTCGGCACGGACCGGGAGGACGCGATCGCCAAGGCCCGGACGGCGGTGGCCGGATTCGAGATCGTCGGGCCCAAGAACAACCTGCCGTTCTTCGCCGAGTTGCTCGAGAACGCCGAGTTCCTCTCCGGCGACTACGACACCGGCATCGTCGGCCGCATGCGTGAGAAGCCCAAGAAGGGGTGA
- a CDS encoding TetR/AcrR family transcriptional regulator: MTVDQQQRPGPPAPRRRSRRDEILEIAVGLFAARGYHGVSMDDIGSAAGVTGPALYHHFAGKEAMLVAALIPVSEGLLHGGRERVGRHREDAHAALTDLIEFHVEFALANPAVIALHLHELDRLPEEPRRQIRRLQRLYVEEWVGVLATLRPDLEGGEARVLAHSAFGLMNSTPFLGGEVDRRRRADLLREATAHALIGR; the protein is encoded by the coding sequence GTGACGGTAGATCAGCAGCAGCGTCCCGGCCCGCCGGCCCCCCGTCGGCGCTCGCGCCGTGACGAGATCCTCGAGATTGCGGTCGGCCTCTTCGCCGCCCGGGGGTACCACGGTGTGTCGATGGACGACATCGGCTCCGCCGCCGGCGTGACCGGCCCGGCTCTGTATCACCACTTCGCCGGCAAAGAGGCCATGCTGGTGGCCGCGCTCATCCCGGTCAGTGAGGGCCTGCTGCACGGCGGCAGGGAGCGGGTGGGCCGGCACCGCGAGGACGCGCACGCCGCACTCACCGACCTGATCGAGTTCCACGTCGAGTTCGCGCTGGCGAACCCGGCGGTGATCGCCCTGCACCTGCACGAACTGGACCGCCTTCCCGAGGAGCCGCGCCGGCAGATCCGCCGCCTGCAACGCCTCTACGTGGAGGAGTGGGTCGGCGTGCTGGCGACGCTGCGCCCCGACCTGGAGGGCGGCGAGGCGCGGGTGCTGGCACATTCGGCGTTCGGCCTGATGAACTCGACGCCGTTCCTGGGTGGCGAGGTGGACCGCCGGCGCCGCGCGGACCTGCTGCGCGAGGCGACGGCACACGCCCTCATCGGCAGATAG
- a CDS encoding tetratricopeptide repeat protein, with protein MSRSVEELWVLFREAHRMPYGAAQIALVEQVIRHADALGERELGYEARILATTAYTYGGEVAKSFVTFSWCLSDFDRDPAAFHARSRHTLYWHFKYMVSALTKFPEVPLERTYAVLDDMERRYREAGHSLQAVHKHRYVVARHVGLEAEADGLYERWNTTPRDDLSDCAGCDPSSQVTYLSGRGRYEEAVALAEPVLAGRLTCNEQPQTILRGLMVPYLRTGRLEQAADAHRRSYRLMRGNLADLWDIGDHVAFCARTGNENRGLEILQRHVDWLERAPSPAAGMNFAASSAMLLRRLVALGHGDTIVHRREQGDIAAAALAEELAAHATGLALRFDARNGTTTQSRQIAEEISAEPYDVVLPLSPSTRRGPAAKPQTRVDAKPAPVEVPADASADSLLDMAEEHENQDREDAADAVMAIYDDRYGRAAPHAMREARRAMLLGGQRWRADDHEGTAAAWGRAIDLFTEAGSEIDASVARGRLGVSLACTGRPDEGRALVEPDTAYQQEHGDARRRAAAWSRLSLVNLLLDRPDEANEAHDKAERAAAETGDARLAAFYLARRASNRAAAGRNEEALAAATEARAYFLEHGPAARLADASVLFGQLTHDPEQAVTAFGEVLAAVDPEGALTARLGRGRALVQLERAAEAVDDLVEAVALCTEQDLDEGGAFVRQELADAYRQAGRVVEAAEVGEEALATFERLGHDEAADNTRFLLAGLYRELGDSVGSLVLYEALVERLGANLAGRGQIRENGGDLLFRLDRDAEAAEWFGAGAEDLRVAGDPLGELRLLRRRVMALHWADDVAAAVETFELAERRHAGLGSGVAGQPDAIWERAMLGFEMSRLLLARGRAVEAVPYVTGSPERLRAIGARSEAEQVATMLGEALLRSGRPQETEDLLWPVLGEMAQDAPSRQVAARVLAEALEARGADEQAARLRRTEGVEES; from the coding sequence GTGAGCCGGTCGGTCGAGGAGCTGTGGGTGCTGTTCCGGGAGGCGCACCGCATGCCGTACGGCGCCGCGCAGATCGCCCTGGTCGAGCAGGTCATCCGGCACGCCGACGCGCTGGGCGAGCGGGAGCTCGGCTACGAGGCGCGCATCCTCGCCACCACCGCGTACACCTACGGCGGCGAGGTCGCGAAGTCGTTCGTGACGTTCTCCTGGTGCCTGAGCGACTTCGACCGCGACCCGGCGGCGTTCCACGCGCGCAGCCGGCACACGCTGTACTGGCACTTCAAGTACATGGTGTCGGCGCTGACGAAGTTCCCCGAGGTGCCGCTGGAGCGAACCTACGCGGTGCTTGACGACATGGAGCGCCGCTACCGCGAGGCCGGGCACAGCCTCCAGGCCGTGCACAAGCACCGCTACGTGGTGGCCCGGCACGTGGGTCTCGAGGCCGAGGCCGACGGCCTCTACGAGCGGTGGAACACCACGCCCCGCGACGACCTCTCCGACTGCGCGGGCTGCGACCCGTCGTCGCAGGTCACCTACCTGTCCGGCCGGGGCCGGTATGAGGAGGCGGTGGCGCTCGCCGAGCCGGTGCTGGCGGGCCGGCTCACCTGCAACGAGCAGCCGCAGACGATCCTTCGTGGACTGATGGTGCCCTATCTGCGTACCGGGCGGCTGGAGCAGGCCGCGGACGCGCACCGCCGGTCCTACCGGCTGATGCGCGGCAACCTCGCCGACCTGTGGGACATCGGCGACCATGTCGCCTTCTGCGCGCGCACCGGCAACGAGAACCGCGGGCTGGAGATTCTCCAGCGGCACGTCGACTGGCTCGAGCGGGCGCCGTCGCCGGCGGCGGGGATGAACTTCGCCGCGTCGTCGGCCATGCTGCTGCGCCGGCTCGTCGCGCTCGGCCACGGCGACACCATCGTGCACCGCCGCGAGCAGGGCGACATCGCCGCAGCGGCGCTGGCCGAGGAGCTGGCGGCGCACGCGACCGGGCTGGCGCTGCGCTTCGACGCGCGCAACGGCACGACGACCCAGAGCCGGCAGATCGCGGAGGAGATCTCCGCCGAGCCCTATGACGTCGTGCTCCCGCTCTCGCCGTCGACCCGTCGCGGCCCGGCGGCGAAGCCGCAGACCCGGGTGGACGCGAAGCCGGCGCCGGTGGAGGTGCCGGCCGACGCTTCCGCGGACAGCCTGCTCGACATGGCCGAGGAGCACGAGAACCAGGATCGCGAGGACGCCGCGGACGCGGTCATGGCGATCTACGACGACCGCTACGGCCGGGCGGCGCCGCACGCGATGCGCGAGGCTCGCCGGGCCATGCTGCTGGGCGGCCAGCGGTGGCGTGCCGACGACCACGAGGGCACCGCCGCGGCCTGGGGCCGGGCGATCGACCTGTTCACCGAGGCCGGCAGCGAGATCGACGCCTCGGTCGCGAGGGGCCGGCTCGGCGTCTCGCTCGCGTGCACCGGACGGCCCGACGAGGGCCGGGCCCTGGTCGAGCCGGACACCGCGTACCAGCAGGAGCACGGTGACGCCCGCCGGCGCGCGGCCGCCTGGTCCCGGCTGTCGCTCGTCAATCTCCTGCTGGACCGCCCCGACGAGGCCAACGAGGCGCACGACAAGGCGGAGCGGGCCGCGGCCGAGACCGGCGACGCCCGGTTGGCGGCCTTCTACCTGGCGCGGCGCGCCTCGAACCGGGCGGCAGCCGGCCGCAACGAGGAGGCCCTCGCCGCGGCGACCGAGGCCCGGGCCTATTTCCTTGAGCACGGGCCCGCCGCGCGGCTGGCCGACGCCTCGGTCCTCTTCGGCCAGCTCACCCACGATCCCGAGCAGGCGGTCACGGCGTTCGGCGAGGTGCTGGCGGCGGTCGACCCGGAGGGCGCGCTCACGGCGCGACTCGGGCGGGGCCGGGCGCTGGTCCAGCTCGAACGGGCCGCCGAGGCCGTCGACGACCTGGTCGAGGCCGTCGCCCTCTGCACCGAGCAGGACCTCGACGAGGGCGGCGCGTTCGTCCGGCAGGAGCTGGCCGACGCATACCGGCAGGCGGGCCGGGTCGTCGAGGCGGCCGAGGTCGGCGAGGAGGCCCTTGCGACGTTCGAGCGGCTCGGCCATGACGAGGCCGCCGACAACACCCGCTTCCTGCTGGCCGGCCTCTACCGCGAGCTCGGGGACAGCGTCGGCTCGCTGGTGCTCTACGAGGCGCTTGTCGAGCGGCTCGGCGCCAACCTGGCCGGCCGCGGTCAGATCCGCGAGAACGGCGGCGACCTGCTCTTCCGGCTGGACCGCGACGCCGAGGCGGCGGAGTGGTTCGGCGCCGGCGCCGAGGACCTGCGCGTCGCCGGCGACCCGCTCGGCGAGCTGCGGCTGCTGCGCCGCCGGGTGATGGCCCTGCACTGGGCCGACGACGTGGCGGCGGCCGTGGAGACCTTCGAGCTGGCCGAGCGCAGGCACGCCGGTCTGGGTTCCGGCGTCGCCGGGCAGCCGGACGCGATCTGGGAGCGGGCCATGCTCGGGTTCGAGATGAGCCGGCTGCTGTTGGCCCGCGGCCGGGCGGTCGAGGCTGTGCCGTACGTCACGGGTTCGCCCGAGCGGCTGCGCGCGATCGGCGCCCGGAGCGAGGCTGAGCAGGTCGCGACGATGCTCGGCGAGGCGCTGCTGCGCTCCGGCCGTCCGCAGGAGACCGAGGACCTGCTCTGGCCGGTGCTCGGCGAGATGGCTCAGGACGCGCCGTCGCGTCAGGTCGCGGCGCGGGTGCTCGCCGAGGCACTGGAGGCTCGGGGCGCGGACGAGCAGGCGGCGAGGCTGCGCCGGACCGAAGGCGTCGAGGAGTCGTAA
- a CDS encoding HSP90 family protein, translated as MSNTFQVDLRGIVDLLSHHLYASPRVYVRELLQNAVDAIVAVRQDEPATPGRVVIESSDATGDGSLRITDDGIGLTEEQVHELLATIGRSSKRDELGFARHEFLGQFGIGLLSCFLVADEIRVHTCRAGSPPVLWTGYADGRYDVRPGPDREPGTAVTLLPRRGAEMYLVGATVTQLATLYGSLLPVEVTVDGTVVTAGEVPWAAGRRASIAYAERTLGFTPFDVIELDVPEAGLTGAAYVLPTPVNPATRGGHRVYLKRMLLAEAVEGLLPEWAFFARCIVDSTELRPTASREALYDDSLLEATRDAIADQLRGWLVRLSSSDPRRLAEFLRIHHLGVKALALHDDEMLRLVEQWWPMETNAGQTTLAEFRARHGLLRYAATTDEFRQLAAVAAAQDVGLINGGYTYDAEIIERLPQVDREIKVERLEPTDLATRFEALDAAVELRLRPFLSAAQRRLDRLGCEVVVRTFEPANLAALYLVSRAAHLHEEFTATRAKADDLWGGVLDALADTEAPERPQLVLNHRNPLVRRVTALGDPDLTALAVEALYGQALLLGYHPIRPADAALLNTSFLGLLGRAVPGEER; from the coding sequence GTGAGCAACACCTTCCAGGTCGATCTTCGGGGCATCGTCGACCTGCTCAGCCACCATCTATACGCCAGCCCGCGGGTCTACGTCCGCGAGCTCCTGCAGAACGCGGTCGACGCGATCGTCGCCGTTCGGCAGGACGAGCCGGCCACCCCGGGCCGGGTCGTCATCGAGTCCTCCGACGCGACCGGCGACGGCAGCCTGCGCATCACCGACGACGGCATCGGCCTCACCGAGGAGCAGGTGCACGAGCTGCTCGCCACCATCGGCCGCAGCTCCAAAAGGGACGAGCTCGGCTTCGCCCGCCACGAGTTCCTCGGCCAGTTCGGCATCGGCCTGCTCTCCTGCTTCCTGGTGGCCGACGAGATCCGGGTGCACACCTGCCGGGCCGGCTCCCCGCCCGTGCTGTGGACCGGCTACGCCGACGGCCGCTACGACGTCCGGCCCGGGCCCGACCGCGAGCCCGGCACCGCCGTCACCCTGCTGCCGCGCCGCGGCGCCGAGATGTACCTCGTCGGTGCGACCGTCACCCAGCTCGCCACCCTCTACGGCTCGCTGCTGCCGGTCGAGGTCACCGTCGACGGCACCGTCGTCACCGCCGGCGAGGTGCCCTGGGCGGCCGGCCGCCGCGCCTCGATCGCGTACGCGGAGCGGACCCTGGGCTTCACCCCGTTCGACGTGATCGAGCTGGACGTGCCCGAGGCCGGCCTCACCGGCGCCGCGTACGTGCTGCCGACGCCGGTCAATCCCGCGACCCGCGGCGGCCACCGCGTCTACCTCAAGCGCATGCTGCTCGCCGAGGCCGTCGAGGGCCTGTTGCCGGAGTGGGCCTTCTTCGCCCGGTGCATCGTCGACAGCACCGAGCTGAGGCCGACCGCCAGCCGCGAGGCGCTCTACGACGACAGCCTGCTCGAGGCCACCCGGGATGCCATCGCGGATCAGCTGCGCGGCTGGCTGGTGCGGCTCTCGTCGTCGGACCCGCGCCGGCTCGCCGAGTTCCTGCGCATCCACCACCTCGGCGTCAAGGCGCTCGCCCTGCACGACGACGAGATGCTGCGCCTGGTCGAGCAGTGGTGGCCGATGGAGACCAACGCCGGCCAGACCACGCTCGCCGAGTTCCGGGCCCGGCACGGCCTGCTGCGCTACGCGGCGACGACCGACGAGTTCCGGCAGCTCGCCGCGGTCGCCGCCGCCCAGGACGTCGGCCTGATCAACGGCGGCTACACGTACGACGCGGAGATCATCGAGCGGCTGCCGCAGGTGGACCGGGAGATCAAGGTCGAGCGGCTGGAGCCGACCGACCTGGCGACCCGGTTCGAGGCCCTGGACGCGGCGGTCGAGCTGCGGCTGCGCCCGTTCCTGTCGGCGGCGCAGCGGCGGCTCGACCGGCTCGGCTGCGAGGTCGTCGTGCGCACGTTCGAGCCGGCGAACCTGGCGGCCCTCTACCTGGTCAGCCGGGCGGCGCATCTCCACGAGGAGTTCACCGCGACCCGCGCGAAGGCCGACGACCTGTGGGGCGGCGTGCTCGACGCGCTCGCCGACACCGAGGCGCCCGAGCGGCCCCAGCTGGTGCTCAACCATCGCAACCCGCTGGTGCGCCGGGTGACCGCGCTCGGCGACCCCGACCTGACGGCCCTGGCCGTCGAGGCGCTGTACGGCCAGGCGCTGCTGCTCGGCTACCACCCGATCAGGCCGGCCGACGCGGCGCTGCTCAACACGTCGTTCCTCGGACTGCTGGGCCGGGCCGTTCCCGGGGAGGAGCGGTGA